One stretch of Nicotiana tabacum cultivar K326 chromosome 18, ASM71507v2, whole genome shotgun sequence DNA includes these proteins:
- the LOC107806973 gene encoding uncharacterized protein LOC107806973, translating into MGDTRRHLERKLGRKMSHDEFFMGTHIRKKAPVDPTRWVEDRAETTHGRYKINLEEYTQSLPLNEQGERPPISDEEEKRIWLSTVGGPKKGIAYGLSDKSFRRYRAGLQGIGTSAQGETIDSSAISSMEEKIAKLTAELEETKAREKKNFDTLQGHLERRDKQFDLLQGQLANLLACGAFPIPRSPPPSPPAGDEGSRTLHEDGAT; encoded by the exons ATGGGGGATACAAGGAGACATCTG gaaagaaaattggggaggaagatgagtcatgatgagttcttcatggGGACTCACATCCGGAAGAAGGCACCGGTAGATCCAACtagatgggtcgaggaccgggcagaGACTACAcat ggtcgCTACAAGATCAATTTGGAGGAGTACACTCAGAGCTTGCCACTAAATGAGCAAGGCGAGCGACCGCCCATTTCAGACGAAGAAGAGAAGAGGATATGGTTGAGTACTGTCGGTGGTCCTAAAAAGGGGATAGCATATGGCCTTTCAGATAAATCGTTTCGGCGCTACAGGGctggattgcaaggtatagggacttccgCCCAAGGCGAGACGATTGATAGTTCGGCTATATCGTCCATGGAAGAGAAGATCGCAAAGCTGACAGCAGAGCTTGAAGAGACCAAGGCTAGAGAAAAGAAGAATTTTGATACCCTTCAAGGTCATCTAGAAAGGAGGGACAAACAATTTGATCTCCTTCAAGGTCAGCTGGCCAATCTTCTTGCTTGTGGTGCTTTCCCCATTCCCCGGTCTCCTCCTCCTTCCCCACCTGCCGGCGATGAAGGTTCTAGGACATTACATGAAGATGGTGCTACATAA